The Paenibacillus sp. FSL R7-0345 DNA segment GCCTGGCGCACTGAAGAATGCTTTTCAGGTAAAAGAAAGCCCGTTCTCGCCTGCGGATTGGCGGAAACGGGCTTAATCTTTTTAATTTGTAAGATCCAGCTTCTTGGTAAGCAGGATTTCGAGCGGCTGCGAATCAAGGATTAAACAGCCTGCGTCTTTATATCCCAGTTTTCTGTAAAAATGCTGGGCTCCTTCATCGGCCTGGGTAGAGGTCATCACCATATCATACCCCTTTTGTTTCATTTGTTCCTCCCAGAACTGAACAACCTCCGCTCCTGCCCCCTTGCCCCGATAGGGTTCATCTACCCAGATCAGGTTCATGAACGGGATATTGTCCCAGAAGTAACCATACCTCATCCATCCAATCCTACTTCCATCCTCGTCCTGTAGGATATAGATTTCATTTGCCTTTATTTTTGCCGGTATCAGGTTCTCTGGAATATGCCGGTCACGATCTTTTATGTATTCATTGTCAGATTCAGTTGCGAAAGCGATGTGCATGGTTTGACCTCCTAAACTATTTTGTGATTTTACATCCAGCCCATAACCGCCCCGCCCAGCGCCCCCGTTAACACTACGATCCATGGCGGCAGTTTCCAATAAACCAGCATGCTAAACAATATCGCGGCAAAAGCAAAATCAGCAGGCGCCAGAATGGAACTGATCCAGATCGGCTGATAAAAAGCAGAGATTAATATACCTACTACGGCTGCATTAACGCCCATTAGAGCACCTTTTGCTTTTGGATTCCGGCGTATGCTGTCCCAGAAAGGCAGGGTTCCCAGGATCAATAAAAATGCAGGCAGAAAAATAGCAGCTGTCGCAAGCAGCCCTCCGGCCCATCCGTTCATTACAGCACCCAGATAGGAGGCAAAAGTAAACAATGGCCCCGGAATAGCTTGAGCCGCTCCGTAACCTGCGAGAAATGCTTCTTCGCTCACCCAGCCCGTTGTCACAAATTCCCGTTCAAGTAGCGGCAAGACGACATGACCTCCGCCAAACACAAGCGCACCGGAACGGTAAAAGCTGTCAAACATCGCAATCCAGTGAATGGAGGTAGTCTCTCTGAGGAGCGGAAGGAGAATGAGCAGTCCGAAAAACAAAACCAGGCATACGATTGCCAGGCTGCGCTTAACCGGAAAACTGATCCTATCATCTGATTCAGCCGCCTCTTGGCTATAGATAAGGAAACCAAGTACAGCTGACAGGATAATAATCCCAACTTGAGTATACGCTGTCTGCCACATTAATGTAATCACCAATGCCAATAATGCAATTGCTTTTCTTTTTAAATCCGGAGTCAGTTTCTGGGCCATACCTGTAACGGCGTG contains these protein-coding regions:
- a CDS encoding chromate transporter — its product is MEVNKPVVSERGLFKSLLEILMVSGKLGFTSFGGPVAHLGYFHDEYIRKRKWMDEKNYADLVALCQFLPGPASSQVGIGMGVMRAGVLGGVVSFLGFTLPSVIALMLFALILQGLDVSSAGWIHGLKIVAVAVVAHAVTGMAQKLTPDLKRKAIALLALVITLMWQTAYTQVGIIILSAVLGFLIYSQEAAESDDRISFPVKRSLAIVCLVLFFGLLILLPLLRETTSIHWIAMFDSFYRSGALVFGGGHVVLPLLEREFVTTGWVSEEAFLAGYGAAQAIPGPLFTFASYLGAVMNGWAGGLLATAAIFLPAFLLILGTLPFWDSIRRNPKAKGALMGVNAAVVGILISAFYQPIWISSILAPADFAFAAILFSMLVYWKLPPWIVVLTGALGGAVMGWM
- a CDS encoding GNAT family N-acetyltransferase, with the protein product MHIAFATESDNEYIKDRDRHIPENLIPAKIKANEIYILQDEDGSRIGWMRYGYFWDNIPFMNLIWVDEPYRGKGAGAEVVQFWEEQMKQKGYDMVMTSTQADEGAQHFYRKLGYKDAGCLILDSQPLEILLTKKLDLTN